A stretch of Parus major isolate Abel unplaced genomic scaffold, Parus_major1.1 Scaffold1053, whole genome shotgun sequence DNA encodes these proteins:
- the LOC107199559 gene encoding plectin-like yields the protein MVAGMLMPLERLRSILELLFHEGVLVGERDGCPRRTHPQLPGVANVEVRRAMASLRSRGLVRQTAAWRHLYWYLTDAGVAHLRQYLRLPPDVVPRSLQRAPRPAAPRPRSAASPPGRQRLPWHGSSTGSRRRRRMLGSALEPAPRHKERDYSQLLEGARQG from the coding sequence ATGGTGGCGGGGATGCTGATGCCGCTGGAGCGGCTCCgctccatcctggagctgctgtttcacGAGGGTGTTCTGGTCGGGGAGCGGGACGGCTGCCCCCGGCGCACCCACCCGCAGCTGCCCGGTGTGGCCAACGTGGAGGTTCGGCGTGCCATGGCCTCGCTGCGCTCCCGCGGCCTCGTGCGCCAGACGGCCGCCTGGCGACACCTCTACTGGTACCTGACGGACGCCGGCGTCGCCCACCTGCGCCAGTACCTGCGGCTGCCGCCGGACGTGGTCCCGCGCTCCCTGCAGCGCGCCCCgcgccccgccgccccccggccccgcagcgCCGCGTCCCCCCCGGGCCGGCAGCGCCTGCCCTGGCACGGCTCCTCCAcggggagcaggaggaggaggaggatgctgggctcagccctggagCCGGCCCCGCGGCACAAGGAGCGGGATTATTCGCAGCTCCTCGAGGGAGCGAGGCAGGGCTGA